A window of Chrysiogenia bacterium genomic DNA:
AAGCCTAGCGCGCAGGGGGCGCCCTTACCACCCCACGCGGGGCGTGCTAGGGTTGCCCGGCGCGTCCTGAGGCACCTGCGGCGCGCGTTAGCGGCACGACCAATCCAGCGGGCGAGCGCCCGCAGCCGGTGAGAGAACCATGAAGTGTCCCTCCTGCGGACATCCTGATTCACGCGTGATCGACTCGCGCGGCGCCCATGAGGGCGAGGCGATTCGCCGTCGGCGCGAGTGCGAGGAGTGCGGCCGCCGCTTTACCACCTACGAACGCATCGAAGAGCGCCCGCCGGTTGTCGTGAAGAAGAACGGTAACCGGGTTCCGTATGACCGGAGCAAGGTGATGGAGAGCATCACCATCGCCTGCCGCAAGCGCGGCATCCCGGTGGAAACCCTCGAAGCAGTCGTCGATCGCCTGGAGAGGGAGTTCTCCGAGCGCGCCGGCGGGGAGATCACCACCGACGAGATCGGCGCGGGAATCATGACCCAGCTCCGGGGACTCGACCAGGTGGCCTACGTCCGCTTCGCCAGCGTCTACCGCGAGTTCCGCGACATCGACCAGTTCCTCGAAGAAGTCAAAAGCATGCGCAAAGAAGGGGAGTGAGCAGTCATGCCCCGCAAGCCCGCGCCAAGGAGCCAGCAGCAAACCGACGAGCGCTATATGCGCCGCGCACTGGAACTTGCCGCGCGCGGGCGCGGCGCAGTCTCGCCCAACCCGATGGTGGGCGCCGTCATCGTGAAGAACGGCAGGGTGCTGGCCGAGGGCTGGCACCATGAATACGGCGGGCTTCACGCCGAGACCGACGCGCTCGGAAAACTGCGCGGCAGCGCAAAGGGTGCGACCCTCTACGTCTCGCTCGAGCCCTGCAATGCCACGGGGAAACAGCCGCCCTGCACGGACGCGATTCTCGAACACGGCATCGCGCGCGTCGTGGTCGGTGTGGGTGACGGCAACTCCAAGGGCAAGGGTGGCATCGCGCGCCTCAAGCGCCGCGGGGTGAGCGTCGCAACCGGGGTCCTCGCCGAAGAGGCTGTCGCCCTCAATGAAAAATTCTTTACTCATGTCGCACGAAAGCGCCCGCACACGACGCTCAAGCTCGCCGCCACGCTCGATGGCCGGACGGCCACGCGCAGGGGTGAGTCCAAATGGATCACCTCGCCCGAGTCGCGAAAGCTCGTCCACGAAATGCGCGGCGAGTGCGACGCAATCCTCTGCGGAATCGGCACCGTGCTGGCGGACGATCCGCGGCTCACGGTTCGGCCCGCGCCGGCACATGGGCGCCAGCCCATCCCCGTCATTCTCGATTCGAAGCTTCGCATCCCGCTCGATGCGAAGGTGCTCAAGACGAAGACCGCGCGCAAGATCGTGATCTGTTCCACGCGGGCCCCGGCTAAGCGTGAGGAACTGCTCGTCGCCCAGGGCGTGCGCGTCATTCGCGTGGTTCATCAGGGCGGCAAACTCGACCTGGGCGCCGCGTGGAAGGCGCTCTATAAGGAAGAGATCGGCTCGGTCTTCGTCGAGGGCGGGCCGAAGGTCGCCGCCTCGGTGCTCGCGACCGGGCTGGTCGACGTGCTGCACGTGTTCCTGGCGCCAAAGATCATCGGGGACGAGAAGGCCACGCCGCTGCTTTCGGGGCTCAAGGTCCCACACCTCAAGAACGCCATCGCGCTGGGCGAGCTCAGCGCGCAGCAGATCGGGCCGGACGTGCTGCTTACCGCGCGGCCGCGCCGCTAGAACTCACAAGGAGCCGGACATGTTTACCGGACTGGTAAAGGACGTTGGAACCATCGAACGGGTGAGCCCCTCGGGCACGGGGCTGATCTTTCGGATCAAGACCGCGCTTGCCGCCGAGGGTCTCGAAGAGGGCGAATCGATCGCCGTCAACGGGGTGTGTCTGACGGTAACGGACTTCGACAGCGTTCGCTTCGACTGCGAGCTCTCGAAGGAAACCCTCGACTGCTCGAACCTCG
This region includes:
- the nrdR gene encoding transcriptional repressor NrdR, giving the protein MKCPSCGHPDSRVIDSRGAHEGEAIRRRRECEECGRRFTTYERIEERPPVVVKKNGNRVPYDRSKVMESITIACRKRGIPVETLEAVVDRLEREFSERAGGEITTDEIGAGIMTQLRGLDQVAYVRFASVYREFRDIDQFLEEVKSMRKEGE
- the ribD gene encoding bifunctional diaminohydroxyphosphoribosylaminopyrimidine deaminase/5-amino-6-(5-phosphoribosylamino)uracil reductase RibD produces the protein MPRKPAPRSQQQTDERYMRRALELAARGRGAVSPNPMVGAVIVKNGRVLAEGWHHEYGGLHAETDALGKLRGSAKGATLYVSLEPCNATGKQPPCTDAILEHGIARVVVGVGDGNSKGKGGIARLKRRGVSVATGVLAEEAVALNEKFFTHVARKRPHTTLKLAATLDGRTATRRGESKWITSPESRKLVHEMRGECDAILCGIGTVLADDPRLTVRPAPAHGRQPIPVILDSKLRIPLDAKVLKTKTARKIVICSTRAPAKREELLVAQGVRVIRVVHQGGKLDLGAAWKALYKEEIGSVFVEGGPKVAASVLATGLVDVLHVFLAPKIIGDEKATPLLSGLKVPHLKNAIALGELSAQQIGPDVLLTARPRR